In Candidatus Roseilinea sp., one DNA window encodes the following:
- a CDS encoding hypothetical protein (possible pseudo, frameshifted), with the protein MTGILYALRTGIPWNAMPKEYGSGKTVHRYFQRWVQAGVFKRMWQAGLAEYDEVKGIAWKWQAGDGAMTKAPLGGEKTGKNPTDRAKRGVKRSLLVDEQGVPLSIVVSGANTPDSALLESTLDAMPVERPDPQTVPQNLCLDKAYSGEPCRQVAQAHGYEIHVPDKENAQKNAGASRADASRAAGWSK; encoded by the coding sequence GCCGAAAGAGTATGGATCGGGAAAGACAGTCCATCGCTACTTTCAGCGCTGGGTGCAGGCGGGCGTCTTCAAGCGCATGTGGCAGGCGGGTTTGGCGGAGTATGACGAGGTCAAAGGGATCGCCTGGAAGTGGCAAGCGGGCGACGGGGCGATGACCAAGGCCCCGCTGGGGGGCGAAAAGACAGGCAAAAACCCTACGGATCGCGCCAAAAGGGGCGTCAAGCGCAGTCTGTTGGTGGATGAGCAGGGTGTGCCGTTGTCGATCGTGGTCAGCGGGGCGAACACGCCGGATAGCGCGTTGCTGGAGTCCACGCTGGATGCCATGCCGGTGGAGCGACCTGACCCGCAAACCGTCCCGCAGAATCTGTGTCTGGACAAAGCTTACAGCGGCGAACCCTGCCGTCAGGTGGCGCAGGCACATGGCTACGAAATCCATGTGCCGGACAAGGAGAACGCCCAAAAAAACGCCGGCGCAAGCCGGGCCGACGCAAGTCGCGCCGCTGGGTGGTCGAAGTGA